The Corythoichthys intestinalis isolate RoL2023-P3 chromosome 1, ASM3026506v1, whole genome shotgun sequence genomic interval gaaaatcaatcgctgcacgtcgctggcggggtgcgcaaactgtccattgttttagcatgttgcttcgttgccactactagtttcgttttgggctgtgaagaaaacgctacagagcgtgcgttacagtggttttgttagctctcgcgttgttatgacacgcctgtgacgatcgggtaatgacagcAACAAGTAGCGGTTccgccgaaatgaatgggaagtcgaggcaaccacgacggcggtcacaatctaagtgcgctgtgtggagaATGACATGcacagcatgtgaggtaaaagctaaattattatcatattaagcaatgcattgaactaggcattagaagcagattcttgtgctcgcgatagcccaattctatctctactatcggttcattgaatatttagtgGCTAATTacggtcgaatggtaactttactatcgatacagctgtatctctcacctgtaaaaccggatatccagtcgtatcggtttattgttctcaagcttagtatttgatacactgccaatgggttttcccattggcagtgtatcaaatacttgttctccccactgtatagaccctactcaccaacgtcacataatgacgtgtcgctgtatccggccgccatattgtccgtcattgtttatccgtattctcaatggtttcaatttgtcgtgcaatttataatgcaattcatggaagccccggtgctttcagacgctgtaaactcattggatgcgttgcataaaaggcgttatgtggaaaagtttcagtctatccattcgccagatccataattGATgcataaatcgatatttttggacccgctgtcttcgccctctctgcctgacatctgctaccctgatatctacaactatcttgtccacacaaaatcagcctattctcacgaaagtttgaaaaactttaagagcagcactctaagcaacattaccccgtgtgaccctttacttccaattttctaaaacggcgacgatcaataaaaaaaaaaaaaaaaagttgactgcgatggccgacgcttcaaggataggtggatattggactatttcttcaataaaacatgcaacaactgtgtccgcctcatttgcaaagagacagtcgctgttttcaaagagttccatGTGaagcgataatgatattaccgaacaagatacgctgacatgtacgacaacattaaagggaagatacgcagcgagaaattattgcAACTTGAAgcgagtttaatttcacagcaggagtatttcacaagagcccgagtgtcgaaagagaacgccacaaagacgagactgttgaaattatgaattaaaaacaataataaagcaaatgtgacacacagaagggcttgctaaaatttgtttaaatatattgttctatgtaaatcagccaaggtagccccccgcatttttaccacaccaaatctggccccctttgcaaaaggtttggacacccctgtttaactgatgatccgtagacgaggccagcttctttcacttggtaccagctaaatattattcaaaatgtaatgatggtggtagaaataagcatcttgaatttgaaactgtatgttgtcggcgattagcctcgcaatgatcttaattgtggttgtcagccccaaaccctctaaaaacagggtgaccccaaaaaaagtttacactcagttgaatgcttgtttaaaagccattgaaacatatctaaataggttgtcatgcttaagtgattcattaaggtcactcaatgcagctggtaatctctcgtctctacaattcctgtgcttctgctgaaaatgaagaaaactttagcttcacctgaattgctgcgtgccggtctgacacctactgagattgcagcaaatctgagaagatCCAGATGTGcactctacaaagttaaaaagaagctgaaagatactggaacagcctcacgaaaacctgggtctggaagtgacgatctgtgcggaccaaaaagttgattgacaaggtgatatgtggccaccccaaggtccagatctcaatcccctggattatagcatatgggcaactgtggaggacagtgcctgtaagaagccacaaacttctgtggcagccttggagaggtccattgttagatcttgggaaaagatgacagcatcctacataaagaagacctgtcaagcgttccgcaggcgcctggaggctgttgtgacacttaagggaggacacattgaaaaatagagtgtactgtacatgctctttacaataatgtataatttgtgattaaattctaagatgaataaacatggcatttaagttgtattaaggcagtgtaaactttttttttgggtcaccctgtatatattaaatgcatcttaccagatataaaatgactactacataatctgtggtaatcgtttggagcccagttttctcatcgaattgcagcagtccatctcgctctcctctccgggtctctcggaatacggtagaacttcaagtctctctgtctatcttctctgttattgcaaccgaccgccacacacaccttcaccactttgattattaatgttaacgggcagaaaaacacgccataatagaaggaatttacgtagcggtaatgcgtcaacacgacgagttgacggaggcgtggttgtgacgtcatgtgagaagGGTCTATATATATGGTGGACAACACTCAGCAAATGTTGTAAAAGTGCtgtgaacaatctttactgtttgtaaagtgaggcagggcacactgttgattgctacagctctcttagcagctagatttactacatgagcaagacatcctgtttgtggtccgaatccatctgtgtcacttaCTGAatgaacaatatttgcaacattttcTATAgtgactggtatggattgatttggccttcttaacttctattcagtcatgacagtttagaattcagcgATGTAGtagatggactacgtgtcccataatcactctgggctcacatagccaatggcatgggacgtagcacagctagtttgccatttcatgatatctagtgtgtgcgcgcataaaaaaagttagcaagtgccgctgaagtcacgtctgctcattactacacaacaccagaatATGACAaaggactttcataaacaggacgagtttgaagcagccGTTTGTTGTCAAAAAGAGGTTTTTCGTCGCAGcatagtcggtaacaatgttttggcggactttgttgtaaatatccggcgttgtgccgaaaaatagccgacccgcgtgaaatgtcactcctggagggagcgcccacacgtcaacaacagcggcgcgccatagatggtccacagtcactccggaggactgacgcggccggtatacgttgaaaataggatataatgggaacgattggctccggcgctagtttttgccggacctggaacgaagatgcattttgcgcagttggtaacgaggaatccgaacttttaacagcacaaatggaattattgcttattgcgacaggcttagtcatgactatgccatttatttagcaattggggaaaatgcttggataaaaagaatatcctgtaaaaatattgaagggactgaaacaatgacattttgcggctctcttcgtcgtgttttcctcgttctgaataagtcCCCCTCAAtgtgctgaatagtaaaaccgatgagcccagtctcccgctgacgtcatccacctgttggggacactagagccctataatggtaggcgtggctaaccggcagattgaaagactaatttctcgtcatctgcactttcctaaattgttgtatatagtcgaaccgtctcaaaatatgattctaattcacataataatgctacttaagactttttttctcctgccgtatgctctttaaagatcAATATAAAGTCTGTGCCATGATGATAGATAAAATGGCTGCCATtaatggccatagacgtccattccgtttgaagtgtgagggatggcagcgaatgaacgaaacggccaccttcccagttcaaatggattggaggtctactGGTGATGAACTCtttgaaattcacagcagaaggatgagaaCAGCTTGGTTTTTTCCCCTGTAGAATATccttgaatgatttcctgacccaagtATCGATGAATGTCgtattgccatatcgtgagatcatcgctattgtgagctttgtatggAAAGTCAAATATGGGAATTTGACCCTCTCAATCACTGATCACGGTCAAAAGCAAGGCTGATATtgcataaaaaagtaaaacaacTCATGTCGTGATCTTACcctcattttctttttaaagttgCTGTTCGTGGCCTGGATTTCCTCACCTCATCTTCCACGTCTCTCCTCTTTAACTTGATGTTTTTGATTGCGTTCGCCTTCGGTcaggattattttgttgcatcTTTAAGACATGTCGAAAAGCGTCATATACAATTAAATGTAATCACTCTAATGTTAAACAAGCGACCGCCCgccttttaaaacaaaatttacAAGTGGCATAAACTAGTCAAAGCAATCGAAATGCGTTCACGTGTCTTGGCTAGCGAGCTAGGCTAAACAAAATGAAGTTACGTTAGCCTGCAAAGCTTCAACATGAAGCCAAACGACTTCCACTAAGATTTAAGATCGGACGTTTTAGTCCACGAAATTCTTCAGTTCTTACCCGATGAGGATACTTTGAAGGAGCTCGTTTGGTTTGGAGAAGTGAAAACGAAAGAACGGCAAGTCCCGGATAGGTCAAGAGAGCGTGCTTCCGGTGCAGCGGTTCATTGAAAATATACGTCATCGGTTCGGAGCAGGTTTTTAAGTTTCAGTTTCAAGTTCTCATCACTACTTCCATCCATGGCATAATcgttggatgttttttttttttttttgtaatcaccCCACTACCACGGccagattttgttttttatctaTTAATCCAACACGTACATAGCAATGTATATTATTTCTTCTTGTGTTTtgctggcagtttacccctcgtATCaaggggcattaccgccatctcctGGGTTGACCGATTGGTACCAAatcaggcagttacagactaaAATTATGCCATTCTGACAAACAGTTAAACACACCTAGAGTGGAGacaaaaaccaacacaaaaaagaaaataaatacaaataaaaaattaccTCTCTATATATCCTTTATGTCAATATCTTTTTCGAATTTACATGCATACAAACATATGCTTCACAAAACAGTTGACAAAAAATTGACACATACAGATGCAATCATCAcggttacataaaaaaaaaaaaaaaaaaaaacataataaaaacatatatacagttTAACATGTGAAAATTATATCCAAATTTTAACCAAAGGCTTCAACGAAAAAAAATCTCATCAGTTTACTACTTATTTTTAAATTGCTAATTAGTCTGATAACCCTTTTGTACACTTTAATGTGCGTTTCCAATAGTGGTCGGATACttagggcgagtttatgtgattgttttagatgatgtgcggacgctaactgctacagcaataacaaaagatttagcatgtatcagcagctacttgtaaatcTTTTGCCACAAAGTGTGCAGAGAAAAGCCTGTTCACCCGGTGTGTGTAGGCGTGTGTCTTTTTAACCCTCGCTTCGTAGAAAATCTTTTATAGCAACGAgaacaggcaaaaggcttcgctccagtgtgtgtacgcgtgTGACTTCTTAACTCTTGCTTTgtacaaaatcttttatcgcagcaagagcaggcaaaaggcttctctccagtgtgtgttcttgtgtggttGATAAAATCTGCTTTCTCgaggaatcttttaccacaacttgtgcagacaaaaggcttttctcccgtgtgtgtgagtgtgtgtctgtCTAAAAGTCTCTTCTCAGTATATCGTTTACCACAagctgtgcagacaaaaggcttctctccagtatgTTTCCTTGTGTGTCTCTTTAAACATCCCTTAAAAGTGAATGCTCTACCACAAGATGCGCAttgaaaaggcttctctccagtgtgtgtcatTGTGTGAGTGATTAAATGTGACTTTCTGAAGTATCTtttatcacaaactgagcaCGCAAAATgcctctctccagtgtgtgttataACGTGACGGGCTAGTAGTCCTTTCGTAGAGAATCTTTTTTGgcaaactgagcagggaaaaggcttctctccagtgtgtgttcttgtgtgatcGTTTAACTCTTTTTTCGCAatgaatcttttatcgcaaaatgAGCAAGCGAAAGGCTTCTCCCCGGTGTGTGTAAGCATGTGTCTTTTTAAGTGATGTTTCAGAGAAtatgttttatcacaaagtgagcaggtAAAAGGTTTCCCAACCACTTTTGTGCGTCTTTTCAATGAGGACTTCTTTAAGGATTTTAaagcattttggtcaaagtcTTTATCCTTCTCATCAGTGTCGAAATCAGAAGAGTGTGAAGTTATGTCGTCACTGTCTGAGAGCGGCGCTAACAAACCGTCAGGTTGCGATTGTCCCTCTCCTTTTGTTGTCAGGTGTTGAAATGAGCTGTCGCTTTGACATTCTTCTTCAATCTTCACCCTGACAGTCATTGGAAACTTAGGGATTTCCTCTTCCTGTTCTTCTTTAATGCTGGGGGTCTGTGGctccgcctcctgtttgatGTACGGCATCTCCGACACCTCCTGTTTAACGTGGAGGAGATCGTGCTTCTGAGGGTGAAGCTCTTCAATAGTGACGTCTGCGGTACActggaaaaggaaaaatatcaCGTGATTTGCATAAGTTGAGTTTTGCTCAGTCTCCCGCTATGATTTttgtgttatatatattttttccccaacacTAAGGCCTTGTTCGGACTGGCAGCCAaaatgtgaagggttcagcggctaacctcttttcacttgctgaatgtgccagtccggtccacatgtgattggctgatgacttgcatttatttcaaatgtacagtggtatgaaaagtatctgaaccgtttggaatttctcacatttctaaataaaatccccatcaaatgtgatctgatctttgtcaaaatcacacagataaataaacagtgcctgctttaactaaaaccacccaaacatttacaggttttcacagtttaatgaggatggtatgcaaacaatgacagaagggggcaaaataagtgaaccctctgcctaaggagacttaaagtgcatctgacaggatttaaaaaataagtcttaaatagcattataatgtgaattagaatcatattttgagacgattcgactagatacaacaatttggcaaagcgcagatgacaagaaatcagtcttttaatctgccgtttagccccgcctgccaTTACAACGCTATTGCGTCCCCAAATGGAGGATGTTGTGGGTAGGATCATGATTTCATCCGATTTAGAATATGgctcattgagggggaattattcagaacgaggaaaatgcgacgaagagaggagcaaaatgtcattgtttcaatctctctactccaatattttgacaggatattctttttatccaagtattttttcccaattgctaaataaatggtatggtcaagacaaataacagccttgtgctaaatggaatatgaaatattaaaaatgcatttattcagtaatacatggcaaaattactgcataatggtcaaaactggtgACTTcttcacctcccgaacgatattttatgccaccgtagttagtccggcttttgtcatttccctgccccggcttctaaGAATGtagacaaaccaggaggcgtgacagctaaccTACATCCTCACCCGAACCAAGTGAGCAGGTTACAGGTCGTTGTTCCCCTGCtacgggcaggagagctcgtttgcggggaagcagctggttaatgaccgccggacaaaccggctgacgtcggaggagtgcgtagctgccacgtggtcaacatgaatatggcataaattaatgcctaactacacggcgaagacgtaaacagtgagagagcagcgtacagttgttgtgtgcagctaacaaggcaggatgtgtctgaggagaacttttctacattttcgtccatgatcaaacgtaagtaaatattcatttattcaaaaaaagttTGTCGTGttgactttgtaatcgctgtatttgcggccattttAACACCAAGTTGCCATTTCTGATGGGGCAgataatttgacagaacaccgggaacATGAAGAGGGTCAGAAGctgagtatagaccctacccaccgacgtcacaaaatcacgtgctcactgtatggttccgcccccttgtccgtcattttgtgtctgtattatcaatggtctcaattgatcgagcaatttataatgcatttcatggaagacccggtgctttcggatgccgtaaactcacttgatgcgttgcataaaaggcgttatgtggaaaagcttcagtttatccattcgccagatccatatttgatgcctaaatcgatgtttttcgacccgctgtcttcgccgtatttgcctgacatctgctagctaccctgatatttacaactatcttgtccacacaaaatcagcctattctcacgaaagtttgaaaaactttaagagcttggaggcttataaatacttcgttgctggttgggtgaaacaggtcctcgtccacgaaaatttggcaggaatctatcttgtgcttggaaaggtgagttacgaaattttcaattcaaaatcttttgttcttgctaacatccactgtcaagtctaatgtatttcatgtcgtttgtcaatggagttagggcttttaatgtttatatggtttagcg includes:
- the LOC130931838 gene encoding oocyte zinc finger protein XlCOF6-like, encoding MYDPTQVLQEEMLYIKKESEPEIPNIKEEEQEDEITKFPMTVSVKIEEDEGPNEAAEPSGDSSFHHLKPKGEGRSQPDGLLAPLSDSDDVTSHSSDTDTNEEDVDFDPKCSKSSNKSSLERGAKECTGGKSFGCSHCDTSFSQKRLLAKHDKCTADVTIEELHPQKHDLLHVKQEVSEMPYIKQEAEPQTPSIKEEQEEEIPKFPMTVRVKIEEECQSDSSFQHLTTKGEGQSQPDGLLAPLSDSDDITSHSSDFDTDEKDKDFDQNALKSLKKSSLKRRTKVVGKPFTCSLCDKTYSLKHHLKRHMLTHTGEKPFACSFCDKRFIAKKELNDHTRTHTGEKPFPCSVCQKRFSTKGLLARHVITHTGERHFACSVCDKRYFRKSHLITHTMTHTGEKPFQCASCGRAFTFKGCLKRHTRKHTGEKPFVCTACGKRYTEKRLLDRHTLTHTGEKPFVCTSCGKRFLEKADFINHTRTHTGEKPFACSCCDKRFCTKQELRSHTRTHTGAKPFACSRCYKRFSTKRGLKRHTPTHTG